Proteins encoded together in one Lathyrus oleraceus cultivar Zhongwan6 chromosome 5, CAAS_Psat_ZW6_1.0, whole genome shotgun sequence window:
- the LOC127088113 gene encoding uncharacterized acetyltransferase At3g50280 isoform X1, with product MMTSSIVQHVSECFIKPLHPIPDSNRICHLTTWDISMSSMNYIQKGLLFKKPNSQQDFIDNLLNKLKHSLSLALFHFYPLSGRLVTQKSQDPPSYSIFVDCSNGNPGARFIYATLDITVSDILTSIDVPPVVKSLFDLNKAINHDGHTLPLLSVQVTELVDGVFIGCSMNHYIGDGTSYWNFFNTWSEIFQAQGQGHDHENVPISRQPFHNRWFPEGYGPLINLPFKHYDEFVSRFEPPKLRERFFHFTSESIAELKAKANRECKTNKISSFQSLSAHVWRSITRARHLTNDRKTSCMVAVNNRPRMKPPLPEEYFGTSVDTVTAEATAGELLENDLGLVAWKIHVAVTKHDDLEIRKSVEKWLESPVILDLNRHFDPLSSVAMISSPRFNMYGNEFGMGKAVGVLSGYANKCDGNVTAYEGYEGGGSMDLEISLSSNVMTELELDENFMNAVSVNNMLGASRGHTLNEN from the coding sequence ATGATGACTTCCTCTATTGTTCAACATGTTTCAGAATGTTTCATCAAACCACTACACCCTATTCCAGATTCAAACCGAATCTGTCATTTGACAACATGGGATATTTCCATGTCGTCTATGAACTACATCCAGAAAGGCCTCTTATTCAAAAAACCAAATAGCCAACAAGACTTCATCGATAATCTATTGAACAAGCTCAAACACTCCCTGTCTCTTGCTCTATTCCATTTCTATCCTCTATCCGGCCGTCTTGTTACACAAAAATCTCAAGACCCTCCATCTTATTCTATTTTCGTCGATTGCAGTAACGGTAACCCCGGAGCTAGGTTCATCTACGCAACTTTGGATATAACCGTATCTGATATCCTCACGTCAATTGATGTCCCACCTGTTGTTAAGTCATTGTTTGATCTGAACAAAGCAATCAATCACGACGGTCACACCTTACCTTTGTTATCTGTCCAAGTCACCGAGCTAGTAGATGGTGTTTTCATAGGTTGTTCCATGAATCACTATATTGGTGATGGAACTTCTTATTGGAATTTCTTTAATACATGGTCTGAAATATTTCAAGCTCAAGGCCAAGGCCATGATCATGAAAATGTTCCCATTTCACGGCAACCCTTTCACAATCGTTGGTTTCCTGAAGGTTATGGTCCGCTAATCAATCTTCCATTCAAACATTACGACGAGTTTGTAAGTAGATTTGAACCACCTAAGCTGAGAGAGAGATTCTTCCACTTTACATCAGAGTCTATTGCAGAACTTAAAGCAAAGGCTAACAGGGAGTGTAAGACAAACAAAATCTCTTCGTTCCAATCCTTATCGGCACATGTTTGGAGAAGTATAACTCGTGCTCGCCACCTAACAAATGATCGGAAAACAAGTTGTATGGTGGCGGTAAACAACCGACCGAGAATGAAACCGCCTCTTCCTGAAGAGTACTTTGGGACCTCAGTTGATACGGTGACTGCAGAAGCGACGGCAGGAGAGTTGCTTGAGAATGATTTGGGATTGGTAGCATGGAAGATTCATGTGGCTGTTACAAAGCATGATGACTTAGAGATTCGGAAGAGTGTAGAAAAGTGGTTAGAGTCTCCTGTAATACTCGACCTTAATCGGCACTTTGATCCGTTAAGTAGTGTGGCAATGATAAGTTCACCAAGATTCAATATGTATGGGAATGAATTTGGAATGGGGAAGGCAGTGGGTGTTTTGAGTGGTTATGCAAACAAATGTGATGGGAATGTGACAGCATATGAGGGATATGAAGGAGGAGGAAGTATGGATTTGGAAATTTCTCTTTCTTCAAATGTTATGACAGAGCTGGAATTGGATGAGAACTTCATGAATGCAGTTTCTGTGAACAATATGCTAGGTGCTTCAAGAGGACACACTCTTAATGAAAATTAA
- the LOC127079081 gene encoding uncharacterized protein LOC127079081, which produces MIQEKMKESQSRQKNYHDKKRKDLEFQEGDHVFLRVSFVTGVGCALKYKKLTPRFIGPCQITQRIIIVAYRVALPPSLSNLHDFFHVSQLRKYVLDLSHVIQMDDVQVQDNLTVETSLVQIEDREVKHLQGKEIILVKFFFGGGELLEVVLLV; this is translated from the coding sequence ATGATCCAAGAAAAGATGAAGGAAtctcagagtaggcagaagaATTATCACGACAAGAAAAGGAAGGATCTTGAGTTTCAAGAAGGTGACCATGTTTTTCTAAGAGTCAGTTTTGTGACCGGTGTTGGTTGTGCTCTAAAATATAAGAAGCTTACTCCTCGCTTTATTGGACCATGTCAGATTACTCAGAGGATTATAATTGTTGCCTACCGTGTGGCTCTACCCCCAAGTCTCTCGAACCTGCATGACTTTTTCCATGTGTCGCAGCTCCGAAAGTATGTGCTTGATTTATCTCACGTAATCCAGATGGATGATGTGCAAGTTCAGGATAATCTAACTGTTGAGACATCGCTTGTTCAGATTGAGGATAGGGAAGTGAAACATCTACAGGGCAAAGAGATTATTCTTGTGAAGtttttttttggggggggggAGCTATTGGAGGTAgtattgttggtgtaa
- the LOC127088113 gene encoding uncharacterized acetyltransferase At3g50280 isoform X2 gives MSSMNYIQKGLLFKKPNSQQDFIDNLLNKLKHSLSLALFHFYPLSGRLVTQKSQDPPSYSIFVDCSNGNPGARFIYATLDITVSDILTSIDVPPVVKSLFDLNKAINHDGHTLPLLSVQVTELVDGVFIGCSMNHYIGDGTSYWNFFNTWSEIFQAQGQGHDHENVPISRQPFHNRWFPEGYGPLINLPFKHYDEFVSRFEPPKLRERFFHFTSESIAELKAKANRECKTNKISSFQSLSAHVWRSITRARHLTNDRKTSCMVAVNNRPRMKPPLPEEYFGTSVDTVTAEATAGELLENDLGLVAWKIHVAVTKHDDLEIRKSVEKWLESPVILDLNRHFDPLSSVAMISSPRFNMYGNEFGMGKAVGVLSGYANKCDGNVTAYEGYEGGGSMDLEISLSSNVMTELELDENFMNAVSVNNMLGASRGHTLNEN, from the coding sequence ATGTCGTCTATGAACTACATCCAGAAAGGCCTCTTATTCAAAAAACCAAATAGCCAACAAGACTTCATCGATAATCTATTGAACAAGCTCAAACACTCCCTGTCTCTTGCTCTATTCCATTTCTATCCTCTATCCGGCCGTCTTGTTACACAAAAATCTCAAGACCCTCCATCTTATTCTATTTTCGTCGATTGCAGTAACGGTAACCCCGGAGCTAGGTTCATCTACGCAACTTTGGATATAACCGTATCTGATATCCTCACGTCAATTGATGTCCCACCTGTTGTTAAGTCATTGTTTGATCTGAACAAAGCAATCAATCACGACGGTCACACCTTACCTTTGTTATCTGTCCAAGTCACCGAGCTAGTAGATGGTGTTTTCATAGGTTGTTCCATGAATCACTATATTGGTGATGGAACTTCTTATTGGAATTTCTTTAATACATGGTCTGAAATATTTCAAGCTCAAGGCCAAGGCCATGATCATGAAAATGTTCCCATTTCACGGCAACCCTTTCACAATCGTTGGTTTCCTGAAGGTTATGGTCCGCTAATCAATCTTCCATTCAAACATTACGACGAGTTTGTAAGTAGATTTGAACCACCTAAGCTGAGAGAGAGATTCTTCCACTTTACATCAGAGTCTATTGCAGAACTTAAAGCAAAGGCTAACAGGGAGTGTAAGACAAACAAAATCTCTTCGTTCCAATCCTTATCGGCACATGTTTGGAGAAGTATAACTCGTGCTCGCCACCTAACAAATGATCGGAAAACAAGTTGTATGGTGGCGGTAAACAACCGACCGAGAATGAAACCGCCTCTTCCTGAAGAGTACTTTGGGACCTCAGTTGATACGGTGACTGCAGAAGCGACGGCAGGAGAGTTGCTTGAGAATGATTTGGGATTGGTAGCATGGAAGATTCATGTGGCTGTTACAAAGCATGATGACTTAGAGATTCGGAAGAGTGTAGAAAAGTGGTTAGAGTCTCCTGTAATACTCGACCTTAATCGGCACTTTGATCCGTTAAGTAGTGTGGCAATGATAAGTTCACCAAGATTCAATATGTATGGGAATGAATTTGGAATGGGGAAGGCAGTGGGTGTTTTGAGTGGTTATGCAAACAAATGTGATGGGAATGTGACAGCATATGAGGGATATGAAGGAGGAGGAAGTATGGATTTGGAAATTTCTCTTTCTTCAAATGTTATGACAGAGCTGGAATTGGATGAGAACTTCATGAATGCAGTTTCTGTGAACAATATGCTAGGTGCTTCAAGAGGACACACTCTTAATGAAAATTAA